The genomic window CCGCACTCGATGAGCTGGGGCGGTTCGATTCCTCGGCCTGGATCCGGCGGGTGGACATTCCGACCAGCGTGATCGTCATGACCCGAGACCGGTTCGTTCCGACCCGACGTCAACGCAGCCTCGCGGCCGCGATACCGGGTGCGATCTCCTTCGACGTCGCCGGTCACCATGCCGCGCTGGTGCTCGGTGCCGATGAGTTCGTGCCCGTACTTCGCGCCGCCTGCGACTCGGTGGTCCGCCGAATCGATCAGGCCGGACGGCCCTGACGCGGAGTCGCCCGAGCTTTTCTCGGCGTCGCTGCGGACCGACCCCCGGGCAACTCGTCGGCTGCCCGCACGAGCTCCGCGAGGGCTGCGGGCACGGCGTCGACGAGATCCCACAGCTGGGGCATCAGCTCGCGGCAGGAGATCATGCCGAAGCCGAGCCGGTCCTGATTCGACAGCACGGTGACGTTGAGGCCGGCGCCGTCCATAACCGGGCCGAGCGGGTACATGCCGGTGAGCCGGCCGCCACCGAAGAACAGGGGGATGGGGGGGCCCGGGACGTTCGAGATGATCAGGTTGTGCACGACCGGATGCCGGTCCGCGATCCGCAGGCTGGAGTAGACCCGGGCGGCCAGCGAGAAGGTGTTGGGCGCGGCGTGCTCGGCCCAGTCCTGGAGTAGCTGCGCCCCGACCATCTCGTGGTCCGCTTTGGCTCCCTCGTTCGTCTCCGCGATCGCGCGCAGCCGCTCGCCAGGATCAGGTATGTCGCTGGCCAAGGTCGTGAACATCACCGAGACCTTCGTCGTGCCCTCGCGGTCGCCCTCGGTGGCGTGCACGGACACCGGGATCGCCGCGATCAGCGAGCGGTCGGGTAGCTCGCCACGCGCCTCGAGGTAGCGGCGCAGGGCGCCGGAGCAGATCGCCACGACGACATCGTTGACCTTCACGCCGAACGCGTCCTTCACAAGTTTGACATCAGCCAGGCTGACGTTCGTGAACGCGACGTTGCGGTGGGCCGTCACCGTAGCGTTGAACGCCGTGCGTGGCGCCGTGAACGGTGCCGGCATCCCCGGAGCGTCTCGTCGTGCGCGACCGACCAGCAGCTTGCCGACGCCGATCAGCGTGCCGGGGAGCAACCTCGCGACGCCGACCGGACGGCCAACGACGTCGTAGAGGGCACGGGCGAACAGTTCGACGTCACCAGGGCGGCGCTCCGGCTCCCAACTGTCCGGAACGTCCCGGTCCGGCGGGTCGGGCTCGAGATCGAACAGTTCGGCCATCATGTTGGCGCCCGTGACACCGTCGATCGTGCTGTGGTGAACCTTGCTGATGATGGCGATCTCTCCGCTGGCCAGCCCCTCGACCACCCAGAACTCCCAGAGCGGGCGGGACCGGTCCAGGGGGCGGCTGGCGATGGCCCCGACCAAGTCCGCGAGCTCATGGTGACCACCGGGGGCCGGCACGGCGATCCGGCGCAGGTGGTAGTCGAGATCGAAGTCGGGGTCCTCGACCCAGTAGGGGCGGGACAGGTTGAACGGGACGGTCGCAAGTTTGCGCCGGAAGCCCGGCACCAGGCCCATCCGCTTATCGATGTAGCCGTGTAGCCGGTCGAAGGAATAGCCCTGCGGCATGGTCGAAGGATCGATGAGCATCAACCCCAGCACGTGCATATGCATCGTGGACGTCTCGAAGTAGAGAAAGGTCGCGTCCATCCCACCGAGCCGCTGCATGGCCTCAGCCTAGGCGCTGCGGCCATGCCCCGTCCGGTTGCCCACCCCCGCCCGGCAGACTTGCGGCATGGGCCGAAGCTTCCAGCGTTTGTCGACCACGGGCGTCCTGCTGACCGCCAATGCGCTGCGCCCCATGGGCGGCGCTAACCCGCTCTCGATCCCGAGCTTCTTCGCCGGGTGGCTCACATCGGAACTCGCCCCCCACCTGCTCGCCCTGACCGGCCTCGGCACAGCGGTGCACCTGACGCATTCCGGGCTCGGCGACAGGCGCGATCGGCTCGCGCTCGGCATGAACGCCGCCGCGGCAGTGGGGCTTGGCGGACTGATCGTGCAGAGCCAGCACTCCCATCGGGTACTCGAGCGGGCGCTCACCGACGACCTGGGGGACGACTATGTGGCCCGGCTCGATCCAGCGCCGGACCGCACCGACCTGGCCACTCCATGGCGCCAGATCGCCAGGCCCTTCACGATGAAACAGGAGGACGTGCGCCGGGTCGCGGACCTCGACTACTGGGGTGACGGCCATCCCCGCCACCGGCTCGACGTCTACCTGCCCCGGCGCGGCGGTACCGGGTTGCCGGTCCTGCTACAGATCCACGGGGGTGCCTGGGTTATCGGTCGAAAGGACCAGCAAGGCCTGCCCCTGATGACGCACCTGGCTGCGCGTGGCTGGGTCTGTGTCGCACCTAACTACCGGCTTTCACCGCGCGCCCACTGGCCGGAGCATCTGATCGACCTCAAGCGCAGCCTCGCCTGGATTCGGGACAACATCGCCAGCTACGGGGGCGACCCGGATTTCGTCGCGGTCACCGGAGGTTCGGCCGGCGGCCATCTGGCTGCGATGTTGGCGCTGACCCCGAACCAACCGAACCTCCAGCCGGGCTTCGAGGCGGCCGACACGACGGTCCAGGCCTGTATCCCGCACTACGGCGTCTACGACCTCGCCGCCACGACCGGGACAAGGGCCGCCGAACTTCGAAGGGACCGGTTCCTCGCGCGCGTGGTCATCCGCCGCGACCCCCGCCACGACCGCGAGGTGTACGAGCAGGCCTCCCCCCTTTTCCTGGCCGGCCCGGATGCCCCACCGTTCTTCGTCGTGCACGGGCGACACGACTCGCTCGTCCCGGTCGCGGAGACCCGGGCCTTCGTCGAGCGGCTGCGCACCGTCTCCACATCCCCGGTGGTCTATGCGGAGTTGCCCGGCGCACAGCACGCCTTCGACGTGTTTCCGTCGATCCGCAGCGCCCATGTGGTGCGCGCCGTCGAGCGGTTCCTGCGCTGGGTGCACAACCGACCCCCGGACTCGTCGCCCTAGCGCATTACGAGATCGATCGTGTGCTCCAGGTCTTTGAGCACCGCCGCCACGGTCATCCGACCGGACAGCAGCGCGAGGACGTCAGCCAGCCACACCTTGCCGATGACGTGGGCAACGAGCGTGTCCCGCCCGGGGCTCGCGGCGCCCTCCTCGCCGCCCGCGGACGCGATGATCGACACCAGTGTCGCGCCGACCGCGTCGACGTCGACGGCGGCCGACGCGTCGGCCGACATCAAAGCCCGGAGCATGGCCCCGGAGAGCCGGCGGTTGCGGGCGAGGAAGCGGGTGACGGCCGCAACTACCCGGTAGACCCGCTCTCCTGGGGCGAGGTTCGGGTCGTCATTGCCTCGCGCGGCGCTGTCGCGCAGCTGTCCCAGGGTCCGGCCCATCGCGGCCACCAGCAGGTTCACCTTGGACGGGAAGTAGCGGTAAAGCGTCCCGAGGGCCACCCCCGCCCGGTCGGCCACCTCCCGCATCTGCACGGCGTTGTAGCCACCCTCGGTGGCCAGTTCGACGGCGGCGTCGAGGATCCGCTCCCGCCTGGCCTGCTGCGAGGCCGGGACCTCGGCGGTGGCCGCCGTGCTCACCCGACACCGGCCGTCGAGCCGTCCCGGGCAACCCGGCTGGCCCAGGGATAGTCCGCCTTGCCACTCGGCGATCGGCGAATCCGGTCGACGAACACGACCGCCCGGGGCAGCTTGTACCTGGCCAACCGGGTGCGGCAGTAGTCCTCGAGATCGGCCAGGCTCGGCGCCGGCGTGTCTGGACGGAGCTCGACCACGGCCGCAACCCGCTGGCCGTATCGCAGGTCGGGGATCCCGGCGACCACGACGTCATACACGGCCGGATGGCCCTTGAGGACGGCCTCGACCTCCTCCGGGTATACCTTTTCGCCGCCGGTATTGACGCACACCGCACCTCGGCCGAGCACCGCGATCGTGCCGTCAGCCTCCACGGTGGCCATGTCACCGAGCAGTACCCATCGCTCGTCATCGATGGTGACGAAGCTCTCGGCGGTCTTGACCGGATCCTTGTAGTAGCCCAGCGGAACCCGATGCCGCTGGGCTACCCGCCCGATCACCCCGGAGCCGGGAAGCACCCGGCGCAGTTGGTCGTCGAGCACGGCGGTCCGTTCGTTCAACGCGAAACGCAGGCCGGTGTCCGGACTGGAGCCGGCGGTTCCCGTGCCCTGGAAACCGGTTTCGGAGGCCCCGAAGTTGTCGAGGAGCAGGGTGGTCGGCATGAGCTGCTGGAGTCGGGAGCGGACCGATTCCGACAGGATCGCACCGGCAGAGCTCACCACCAGAACGGAGGACACGTCGGTACCGGCCAGCGGTCCGGCGAGAGCCTCGACCAACGGGCGGGCCATCGCATCGCCGACGATGGAAAGCGAGTTCGCCCGCTCCCGTTCGATGGTCCGCAGCACGTCGACGGGGTCGTACTTACGGACTAGAACCACGGTGGCGGCCTGCAGGAATCCGATCCAGGTGGCCAGCTGGGCCGCTCCGTGCATCAGTGGTGCGACCGGGAACATCACCAACCGACCCCGACCAGAGGCCCGTTCCGCAACCTCCTCCGCTCGGCTCACCGGGGTGCCCACCGGCTCGCCACCGCCCATGCCTGCGAAAAAGATGTCCTCCTGGCGCCACATGACGCCCTTGGGCATTCCGGTGGTCCCCCCGGTGTAGATGACGTAAAGGTCGTCACCCGATCTGGCCGGGAAGTCCCGTCGCTCGGACTGTGCTGCCAGCGCCGGCTCGTAGCCATCTGCCCTGCTGGAGCCGACCTCCAGCATCTGGCGCAACGTCGCGACGCTCGGGGCGACCGCCCGCACCCGGGCGGAGAACTCCACGTCGTGCACCAACGCGACCAGGTCCGCATCCGTGAACAGGTGGGCCAGCTCGTCTTCCACGTACCGATAGTTGACGTTGATTGGAACAGCACGAACCTTCAGGCAAGCGATCATCGTCTCGACGTATTCGGGTCCATTGTAGAGCTGAACCCCGACATGCTCGCCGGGTCGAATGCCAGCGGCGATGAGATGATGCGCGAGCCGGTTCGCTCGCGCATCGAGTTGGGCATAGCTCAGTCGACGGTCCCCGCAGACAAGTGCCTCGCGTTCCCCGACGACGTCGACAACGCTCTCGAAGATGTCGGCTAGGTTGAACTCCACGACCCAGCCTTCCTCAGACGGGGGCCGCGGCGAGCGCCGCGCCCAGCGTGGCCAGCTGGCGGGTGGGTGACCCGAGCTCGTGCTCGATCTGTTTGATCCACAGAAAGTAGCGGTGCAGCGGGTAGTCAAGGTCGACGCCGAGGCCGCCGTGCAGGTGCTGGGCGGCATGGACGACCCGCGATCCGCCGTCACCAGCCCAGAATTTCGCCACGGCAACCTCGTCGGCCGCCGGCCAGCCCACCGAGAGCCGCCACGCCGCTTGGACCGCCGTGAGCCGGACGATCTGGGTGTCGATGTAGGCGTCAGCGGCTCGCTGGCCCACCGCCTGGAACGACGCGATCGGCTTGCCGAACTGCTCGCGCTTCGCGGTGTACTCCGCGGTCATCTCCAGCGCTCGCTGGCACACCCCGGCCGCGACGCAGCACAGCGCAGCCGTCCCGTGCAGCACCAGGAGTCTAAGCGCGTCTTGCCCCACCAACGGTCCGGCCAAGACATCCGCATCCGGGACTTCGACGCCTTGCAGCTCTAACGACGCTTGCGGCTCCCGGTTCGTGGTATGGAGCTCCGTGAACCGCAATCCGACTGCGGTCCGAGGCACGACGAACAGCGCTGGCCCCGACCCCGCGGCGGTCGCCGACACGACGATCCAGTCGGCCAAGTCGCCGTAGGGCACGAACGCCTTCTCCCCGTTCAGCGTCCACCCGGCACCGGAGCGAGCCGCGGTTGTCGAAGGCACCAGCGGATCGATCTCCCCCGGTTCGGCCAGCGCGGCCGTGAGGATCAGGGATCCATCGGCAACGCCGGGCAGCAGACGTGCCGCCAGCTCGGCGGATCCGAACCGGGCGATCGGCATCGCGCCGAGTGCGAGCGTCGCGACCGCCGGCACCGGCGCGACTGCCCGACCTACCTCCTCGAGCACGACCGCCAGCTCGAGGAAGCTCCGGCCGGCCCCACCGTGCTCCTCGGGAATCGCAATGCCGGTCAGGCCGGCGGCGGCCAGTTGTCCCCACAGGTGCCGGTCGAAGACCGACCAGCTGGCCGACTCGAGGCCCGCGAGATGTTCATGGGTGACCCGATCGAGAAGAATCCTGCGAGCCAACTCCTGGATGGCCTGCTGGTCTTCGCTGATCCCGAGATCCACGATCCCTACTCTCCCGCTCAGCGCAACGACCGGGGCATGCCCAGTCCGAAGATGGCGATCAGGTCCCGCTGCACCTCGTTGGTCCCACCACCAAAGGTGAGGATGAGCGTGCCCCGGTAGGCGCGCTCGAGCCTTCCGTGCAGGGCACTCCCAGGCGAGCCGCGCTTCAGGATTCCGGCCGCGCCCACAACCTCCAGCAGCTGGCCGTAGCACTCGCAAAACTGGGTGGTGCCGAATACTTTCGTCGCCGACGAGTCGGCCGGATTGACCTTCCCGATTACATCGCCCCAGATCGACTTCCAGTTGAGCAGTCGCAAGGCCTCGAGCCGGGCATGCACCCGGGCCAGGTGGATCTGTACCCATTCCTGATCGACCACGCGGCGGCCGTCCGCCAGCTTCGTCTCCTGCGCCCAGTGTCGTGTCTCGAGATAGGCACGTTCGAGGATCGCCGGCGAAGCCAACGACACCCGTTCGTAGTTCAGCTGGGTGACGATCACGGTCCAGCCTTGGTTGACCTCGCCAACGGTATTCGTCACCGGGACGTGGACGTCCTCGTAGTACGTCGCGTAGGTCGACGCGTCACCGATTGTGCGGATCGGCGTGTACGAGAACCCGATCGCACCCGTGGGCACCAGGATGATCGAGATCCCCTTGTGCTTAGGGGCATCGGGGTCGGTCCGGCAGGCCAGCCAGATGTAGTCGGCATGGTCAGTGAGGCTGGTGAATATCTTCTGGCCGTTGATAACCCACTGGTCCCCGTCCCGCACCGCACGGGTGGTGAGCGAAGCCAGGTCGGTCCCGGCGGTGGGCTCCGAGTACCCAATCGAAAAGAGACATTCGCCCCTGAGGATCCGCGGCAGCAGCTCGGTTTTCATCGCCTCGGTGCCGAACTGCATGAGTGCGGGCCCGACCGTGTTGATGGTAAGGAATGGCACCGGGGCGCCCGCCCGCTGAGCTTCGTCGTAGAAGACGAATTGCTCCATGGGTCCGAAGCCACGGCCGCCGTACTCGATGGGCCAACCAACGCCTAGCCACCCGTCCCGGCCCATCTGGCGGACCGCCTCGAGCACACGCGGACCCCCCATCTCGCCCGCGGCCATCTCCTCCGCGATATCTGATGTAACCAGTCGACCGAAGTAGGCCCTGAGCTCGTCTCGGAGCGCCAGCTGCTCCTCGGTGTAGGCGACGTACATCTCAGAACCCCGCGGAGGCCGTGACGCCCCCATCGACCACGAACTCAGCTCCCGTGCAGTAAGAGCTGTCGTCACCGGCGAGGAAGGCCACGACAGACGCCACCTCCTCGGCCTCACCCATACGTTTGAGTCCCGACACGCGCGACGCGACGTACTTGCGGCCGTCCTCGTCCATGACCGCCCGCGTCATCGGGGTGTCGATCCCACCTGGGTGTACCGAGTTGACCCGGATCTTCTCCTTGCCGTACTCGAGTGCGGCCACCTTGGTCAGTCCGCGGACACCGAACTTGCTCGCTGTGTAGGCCCCGCAGAACACCGTGCCAGCAAGCCCTTCCGTCGAAGAGATGTTGACGATGGAGCCACCGCCCACCCGTCGCATCGCCGGGACAGCTGCCCGGATTCCGAGGAATGTGCCAATCAGGTTGACCTCCAGGACCAGGTGAAATTCCTCCAGGGAGCAGTCTTCGATGGCGGCGAAGCGCAGGATTCCCGCGTTGTTCACCAACACGTCCAGCCGACCGAAATCACGCTCGGCCAGCGACACGACCGCGCTCCAGTGGTCCTCCGACGTCACGTCCAGTAGGGCGAACCGCACCCGGTCGCCGAGCTCGGCCGCGAGCGCGTTCCCCTCGTCCTGAAGAATGTCGGCTACAACGACGCTGGCTCCCTCCTCGTGCAATCGGCGCACTTCGGCCGCTCCCATCCCGCGGGCTCCGCCCGTAACGATCGCGACCCTGCCCTCGAGCTTCATGGCTTGTCACTCCCGACGACCCACATCGCGAAGAACTGCGAACCACCGCCATATGCGTGCCCGAGGGCGCGCCGAGCGCCCTCGACCTGGTGCTCCCCGGCAAGGCCACGGACCTGTAGCGCCGCCTCGGCGAAACGGCACATCCCGGAAGCGCCGATCGGGTTGCTGGACAGGACACCGCCGGACGGGTTGATCGGCAAATCACCGTCGAGGGCGGTGGTGCCGTCGTCGACGAGTTTCCATCCGGTTCCTTCGTCGGCGAAGCCTAGATTCTCCAGCCACATCGGCTCGTACCAGCTGAAGGGGACGTAAATCTCCGCACAGTCGATCTCCCGACGCGGATCGGTGATCCCGGCCTGCCGGTACACATCGTTCGCACAATCACGCCCAGCGTGCGGATTTACGACGTCGCGACCCGCCCCGATGGTCGGCTCGCTGCGCAGCGCTGTGCCATGCAGCCAGGCAACCGGTTTCTCAGCCGCGTCGGCAGTGCGTTCGTCGGCCAGGACGACCGCGCAGGCCCCATCCGAGGACGGACAGGTTTCGAGGTAGCGGAGCGGCTCCCACAGCATCGGCGAAGCGCGTACGGTCTCCTCGTCGATGTCCGGCAGCTGGAGATGGGCGTAGGGATTCTTCAGGGCATTGAGCCGATCCTTGACCGCAACCCGGATTCCGATGTGTTCCGGAGCACCGGCCCGACGAATGTAGGACCGGATGATCGGGGCGAAGTAGCCACCGGCGCCCGTGACCAGCCCCGGGTTGAAAGGCAACCGGATGGAGAGCGCCCATGTTGCGTTGCTCTCCGACTGTTTCTCGAAGCAGACTGCGAGGACCCGTCGGTGCGTGCCGGCGGCCACCAGGTGCGACGCCATCACGCCGGTCGAGCCACCGACACTTCCAGCCGTGTGCACCCGCAGCATCGGTTTGCCGACCGCACCGAGCGCATCCGCGAGGTAAAGCTCCGGCATCATGACGCCTTCGAACATGTCCGGGGCCTTGCCGACGACGACCGCGTCGATGTCCTGCCAACCGAGGCCAGCGTCGTCGAGCGCCCGGACCGCGGCTTCGCGGACCAGCCCCGGCATCGAGACGTCCTGGCGTTTGGCGGCGTACTTCGTCTGCCCCACACCGACCACGGCGACGCGCTCGCTCACGCTGCATCCACCTCGAGAACGGCGACGAGGTTCTGCTGAAGGCACGGTCCGCTGGTGGCGTGCGCGATGGCCCGGCGGGCGCTCCCGGTAGCCAACGCCTGCGCCGCGGCGGCGAGCCTGGTGAGCCCGGCGACCATGACCGGCCCGGAGTCCACGTCGACCGGCGTGTCCCCCAGGTCGAGCGCAGCCCGCAGAATGAGTTCCTGGTGCGGGTAGGGCGTGTGCAGCCACGCCGCGTCCGGTCGCCCGGCCAGGGCACCGGATCGTTCGGCAGCAAGCCGGGCGGAGGGCGAGTTGGTGAGATCGCGCCCACCGAGCGCCGGCGCTTCGATCCGATGGTCGATGCCGCGGATCCAAGCCGGGCGGGCGGTGAGCTGGCGGGCCCGATCGCCGACCGCGAGGATCACGGCGGTTGCCCCGTCCGCGACGGTGGTCGGTGGCACGTCGGGCACCGCCGGGAACCGCCCACTGTCCCGCATCGCCTGCGCCTGTAGACCGGCCAGGCTGCGGGCGTCCGGCCACAGGGGTGCAACGAGATAGGGGTCGAGCTGGAGCGCGAGGGTTCGGTCGAGCTGCCCCCGCGAAGGTCGGGCGAAGGCGTAGACCAGCGCGGTGTCGAGGTCTGCGTGCTGGAGGACCTGGACCGCCTCGTAGAGGGCGAATGCGCCGTCCATCTCGACGTGCGACTCGCGGATCGGCGGCCAGGCGCCGACCGCGTCGAGGGCGCCCACGAAAGCGAATGGGTAACCCTGGAGATAGTCACTGGACCCGGACACCGTGAAGCCGATCTCGCGCTGTTCCAGGCCCCCCTGGTCCAGCGCCTCCCGGATCACCGGAATGAGCATCTCGACCTCGTTGCGTTCCTCCTCCGCCGCGCAGCGGAACGACGCGGACGCCACAATCGCGACCGGGCGGTTCATGCGTACTCCCGGTAGCTCTCGTACGCGGCGTCCGGCTCCCCATTCGACCGGAAATACCGGATGTTGCCGAGGTTCGGCTCCCACTCGTCTTCGGGGGCCCAGACGGGTTCGACCCGCATCCCAAGGTGCACCTCGGACGGATCGCACTCCTGAACGAGGAACATCGAGGTGATGTCGGCGCCGTCGAGCCGGATCCAGGCCGTGACGTAGGGCGGGGTGAGCCCGGGGCTGGGCACCAGGGTGACGGCGAACGTGGTCACCGTCCCGGTCCCCAACAGCCGGACCTCCTCCTCCGTGGCCACCCCGCACATCGAGCATGCCCCGCGCGGTGGCACGTAGACCTTGCGACAACGTGGGCAGCGCTGACCGACGATTTCGCCGCGCGCCATGGAGCGCAGGAAACGCGAGGCGGCCAACCCCGGGGTATAGGTGAAGTCGAGCCGGATCGGCGTTTGGACAATTGTCACCGGCTCACTCACGCGGAATCCTCCGGCTGGAAGCACAACAAATCGCGGATGGAACCGACCCGATGTTCGGCCCAGCGGACCCGCACCCGCAGCCCGGTGCGGATGGCTGCCGGCCCTTCGACGTCCACCGCTGCCAACATCCCGGTGTCCGCCCCGTCAAGCCGGACCAGCGCCCAGGCAAACGGCCGGTCCAGCGGCTGGCCCGCCAGTGGGTTGGGGTTCCAGACCCAGGTCGTGACCACTCCGGCATCGCCGACCTCGACCAGCTCAGAGATGTCCTCCGAGGTCACCGGGTCGTACTCGGCCGGAGGCACGAGAACCCGGCCGTCGCGAGCCCGAACGCCGAGGATGCGCCGGTCCCGTAGCGCGGTGAGGAAGGCGCCGATCACCGGACCGGTCGAGCGGGTGTAGGTGTACTCGATCGCGTGCGGGGCGACGAGCGCCTCGGGATTCATACGCCCGGCGCTGACACGAAACGCACTGGCATTTCCTTGATCCCGTTGATGAAGTTGGACCGGAGCCGGCGCGGCTCCCCCATCAGCTCGACCCGCTCGACGCGGGCGCTCAGCGAGCGGAAGATGCACTCGAGCTCGAATTTGGCGAGGTGTCGACCGAGGCAGAAATGCGGACCGCCGCCGCCAAAGCCGACGTGCGGGTTGGGATCCCGGCCCACATCGAACCGGTGCGCCTCCGTAAAGACTTCCTCGTCGCGGTTCGCCGACGTGTAGTAGATGACCACCTTGTCGCCGGCAACGATTTGTTGTTCGCCGATCAGGACATCGGCCAACGCGGTGCGGCGGAACATGTTCACGGGAGTTACCCAACGGACGATCTCGTCAGCCGCGGTCGCAAGCAGCCCGGCATCGGCCCGCAGTCGCTCCCACTCCGCGGGGTGCTCAATCAGTGCGAGCATCCCCCCGGAGATCGCATTTCGCGTCGTCTCGTTCCCGGCGACCGCGAGCAGAAGGAAGAACATGTCGAACTCGAGCTCGTCGAGCTGATTCCCCTCCTCGTCGGGACCGATCAGCTTGCTGACTATGTCGTCGTCGATCCGCTCTCGTTTCGTGGCCGCCAGCTGGTTGGCGTAGGCCCACATCTCCTCGGCGGCCACCTGACCGTCCTCCGGAGATGTCTGGAACTCGGGGTCATCGAAGCCGATCATGCGATTGGACCAGTCGAACACCCGGTGCCGGTCTTCCTGCGGCACCCCCATCAGCTCGGCAATCACGATCAGCGGGAGTTCGGCGGCGCAGAGCGTCACGAAGTCGCCGCTACCCTTGGCCACGGCGGTATCGACGATCTCGTCGCAGGCGGCTTGGATCCGAGCCTCGAGCCTGGCGATCATGCGCGGGGTGAAACCGCGGTTGACCAAGCTGCGCAACCTGGAGTGCTCCGGGGCGTCCTTGTTCAGCATGAGCAGGCGCGTGTTGTCCAGGTGCTGTCCGGTGAACTCGTTCATCAGCGCACCGCGCTCGTAGGACGAGAAGAGCTCCGGGTTGCGTGAGACGTAGACAACATCGGCGTGCCGGGTCAGCGCCCAATAGCCGGCGGGCTGCTGCGGGTCGTCGTGGTGATAGACCGGAGCTTCCGTACGCAAGCGCCGGAACTTGTCGTGTGGCACGCCCTGCACGTACTGATCCGGATCGTAGACATCGATCTCGAGGGTCATCGCGGTGCGCCTCTCTCGTCGCCCGGCGATAGGGAGAA from Mycobacteriales bacterium includes these protein-coding regions:
- a CDS encoding OB-fold domain-containing protein — translated: MNPEALVAPHAIEYTYTRSTGPVIGAFLTALRDRRILGVRARDGRVLVPPAEYDPVTSEDISELVEVGDAGVVTTWVWNPNPLAGQPLDRPFAWALVRLDGADTGMLAAVDVEGPAAIRTGLRVRVRWAEHRVGSIRDLLCFQPEDSA
- a CDS encoding Zn-ribbon domain-containing OB-fold protein — protein: MSEPVTIVQTPIRLDFTYTPGLAASRFLRSMARGEIVGQRCPRCRKVYVPPRGACSMCGVATEEEVRLLGTGTVTTFAVTLVPSPGLTPPYVTAWIRLDGADITSMFLVQECDPSEVHLGMRVEPVWAPEDEWEPNLGNIRYFRSNGEPDAAYESYREYA
- a CDS encoding cytochrome P450 encodes the protein MTLEIDVYDPDQYVQGVPHDKFRRLRTEAPVYHHDDPQQPAGYWALTRHADVVYVSRNPELFSSYERGALMNEFTGQHLDNTRLLMLNKDAPEHSRLRSLVNRGFTPRMIARLEARIQAACDEIVDTAVAKGSGDFVTLCAAELPLIVIAELMGVPQEDRHRVFDWSNRMIGFDDPEFQTSPEDGQVAAEEMWAYANQLAATKRERIDDDIVSKLIGPDEEGNQLDELEFDMFFLLLAVAGNETTRNAISGGMLALIEHPAEWERLRADAGLLATAADEIVRWVTPVNMFRRTALADVLIGEQQIVAGDKVVIYYTSANRDEEVFTEAHRFDVGRDPNPHVGFGGGGPHFCLGRHLAKFELECIFRSLSARVERVELMGEPRRLRSNFINGIKEMPVRFVSAPGV
- a CDS encoding lipid-transfer protein, with protein sequence MNRPVAIVASASFRCAAEEERNEVEMLIPVIREALDQGGLEQREIGFTVSGSSDYLQGYPFAFVGALDAVGAWPPIRESHVEMDGAFALYEAVQVLQHADLDTALVYAFARPSRGQLDRTLALQLDPYLVAPLWPDARSLAGLQAQAMRDSGRFPAVPDVPPTTVADGATAVILAVGDRARQLTARPAWIRGIDHRIEAPALGGRDLTNSPSARLAAERSGALAGRPDAAWLHTPYPHQELILRAALDLGDTPVDVDSGPVMVAGLTRLAAAAQALATGSARRAIAHATSGPCLQQNLVAVLEVDAA